The Candidatus Limnocylindrales bacterium nucleotide sequence CGCGCTGGCGGGCGCAGCCGCGACTTTCGCCGCAGCCGGGCTCGCCAACATCCCGGCGATCAGCACCCCCGCAAGTGCAGATTGGAACCCCATTCCCCCTGAACCCCACCCTGACAGTCTCGTCACCCTTTACTCCATCGGATAGCGGATGTCGCTAGAAATCTGGTCGACGGCTGCGATGGCGTCTCCGGAGAGCGTCACGTCGGCCGCGGCCAGGGTTTCGTCGAGCTGGTTTCGATGAGTGGCTCCGATGATGGCGGAGCCGAGGAAGTCTCGGGTCAGCGTCCACGCGATCGCGAACGTCGCCGGCGCCAGGCCATGCTCCTTGGCCACCGCCGCCATGCGGTCGAAGGTGGCGCCAGTGGCGTCGTTGACGAAGCGCTCGGTCATGCGCGCGCCGCGGGCGGCGTCGCTGCGGTAGTTGGTGAAGCGTGCGCCCTGCGGCCACTGGCCGCGCTGGTACTTTCCGGAAAGTACGCCGCCTCCGAGCGGACTGTAAGCCAGCAGGCTCAGGCCCTCGCGCCGGCAGACGTTGGCGAGCTCGTCGTCGAAGCGGCGGTGCATGAGGCTGTAGTTGTTCTGTATGGTCTCGTAGCGGACGCGGCTGCCGAGGGAGTCGGCAGCCCACAGGCTCTTCATGACTCCGTAGGCGTTCTCGTTGCTGCAGCCGACGTAGCGGACCTTGCCCGCCTGGACGACCCGCTCCAGGCCCTCGAGCGTCTCCTCGTAAGGCAGGCCGATGTCCTGCCAGTGCGTCTGGTAGAGGTCGATGTAATCGGTTCGCAGTCGCCGCAGGCTGCCTTCGACCGCGCGCTCGATGGAATGGCGGTCCAGGCTCGTGTTTCCGCTGCGGACTGGCGCCTGGAACCAGCCGCCGCTCGGGCCGCTGATCTTGGTGGCGACGATGACCGAGTCGCGCTGGCGGCCGGCCAGCCAGTCGCCGACGATCTCTTCGCTGCGGCCGGCCCATTCCCGGCGCGGCGGCACCGGATAGATCTCGGCGACGTCGAGGAAGTTGACGCCGGCATCGAAGGCCTTGTCCAGGATCGCGTGGCTCTCGGTCTCGTCGGCCTGGGCACCGAAAGTCATGGTGCCAATGCAGATTTCGGTGACCGTCAGGCCACTTCGCCCGAGACGCCGTCGCTTCATGCTGTTCCCGTCGCGCCAATGCAGCGCGCGATTTGGCATCCGACGAAGCCAGCTCCCTCCGGCTCCGCCCGACGTGCCGCGAATCCTAGCGCTGAACGATTGCGTCAGCGAACGGCGGAGGCGGCCGAAAGGTATTCGCATATCCGGTGCAAATTGGAATATAGAAAGTCCGTGCCCACGCAGACTGCCGCCGTCGACGGACGCCGCGCCAGGTCGCTCAAGACCCGGCACGCCATCGTCGATGCCACCATCGCCCTGCTCGAGGCCGGGGACCTCAAGCCCACGGCGGCTTCGGTCGCCGAACGCGCGGGGCTGTCGGTTCGTTCGATATTCCAGCACTTTACCGATCTCGAAGACCTGTTCCTGGCGGTCTCGGACCGGCAGGCCAACCGCGTGGCCGCGCTGTATGCGGGCACCGCCTACGACGGAGACCTGCCTTCGCGCCTGGCGACCTTCGTCGGATATCGCTCGCGGCTCTTCGAGACCGTCGCCCCCATTCGACGCGCGGCCCTGCTGCAGGAGCCTTTCTCCCCCACGGTTGCCGACCGTCTCGCGCTGGCTCGCATGCTTCAGCGCGTCGATGTCGAGCGCGCCTTCGCGCCGGAGATCGCGGCGGCAAACGCCCAGGGCAAGACCTGGCTGCTGGAAGCGCTGTGCGCGATCACGTCCTTCTCGACCTGGGACGAGCTGCGCCGCAGCGCCGGTCTGAGCATCGAAGCCGCCAGCGAAGCGTATGGCCGTGCGGTCGAGGCGATTCTGACGTCGGCGGTCGCCGGCCAGGGCGCGGCTCACCCTGCCGCCGCGCACGACGCGACGGACAGCGCGGCCGACTGACGCTGCACTGCCGGCTGCTGCGTCCGCGCGACTGACGCTGTAGAGGACGCGCGTGCAGCCGACGCTTCCGCCGCCTCCTGCCGTAGCGCGAGCACGCCGGCGGCTCCTTCGCTTCTACGACCACGACGGCCGCGACCTTCCCTGGCGCCGCACCACCGATCCCTACGCGATCTGGATCTCGGAGGTGATGCTGCAGCAGACGCGCGTCGAGGCGGTGATCGCGCACTACGAGCGCTTCCTGAAACGATTTCCGACGCTGGCCGATCTTGCATCCGCTGAGCTCGAGGAGGTTCTGGCGGCCTGGACGGGCCTCGGCTACTACCGCCGCGCGCGCCTCCTTCATGCCGGCGCACGCTTCGTCGCCGACGAGCATGACGGCAGGCTGCCGTCTTCGCGTGAGCAGTTGCAGGCCATTCCCGGGGTCGGCGCGTATACCGCCGGCGCGGTCGCATCGATTGCGTTCGGCCGCGCCGAGCCGGCGGTGGATGCGAACGTGGCGCGTGTGGTCGCGCGCGTGTTTGCCGGCGGCGGCGACCAGGGCTCGCGCGCCCCGTCGCGCATGCAGATCGAGCAGCATGCCGCGGCCCTCGCGCGCTGCCGCCGCGCGGGCGACGTCAATCAGGCCTTGATGGATCTGGGTGCGCGCATCTGCCGGGCGAAACGGCCGCGCTGCCAGGAGTGTCCGCTGCAGCCGCTGTGCGGTGCGTGGCAGACCGGAGTGCAGGAGCAGATCCCGCCGCCGCGCCCGCGAAAGCCGGCGCGCGACGTGCATCTCGCGTGCGCGGTGGTGCGAAGCGGCCGGCGCGCGCTGCTCGTTCGCCGCGACCGCGATCGTGCCCTGCTCGGCGGGATGTGGGAGCTGCCGACCGTCGAGCAGGCCGCGGCAGCCGACGCGCGCCGCCTGCTCGAGGACCTGGTGGATGGCGCGCTGGGCCGCCGCGCAAGCCTCAGCGGACCGTGCGCGCGGGTGCGCCACGATATCGTCGGCCGGCGCATCGTCGCCGACGTCTACGTCGCCGAGGTCGATGCCGGGGCGCCTCGCGCGCAGCGGCCGAGCGGCGCCGCACGCGGCGTGGAATTCTTTTCCGAGGAAGAGATGAAGAGGGCGGCGCTGTCGGCGCTGCCGCTCAAGATCCTGCGCGCGACCGGCTTTCCTGGGCGGCCGCAATCGAGCGCATCTCGCGCGGAAGCGCGAACGTGACGTCCTCACGCGCCGTCTCCAGGTCGCGCACCGTCGTGCATCCGAGCTGACGCAGGCGCTCGATCGTCTCCTGCACCAGCGTCTCGGGCGTGGACGCCCCCGCCGTAAGTCCCACGCTGACGATGCCCTCGAGCCAGTCCGGCTCGATGTCGCCGGCGCATTCGATTAGGCGCGCCCTGGCTCCGCTGTTGCGTGCCACTTCGACCAGGCGGTTGGCATTACTGGAGGTGGGCGAGCCGATCACCAGCACCAGTTCGCTCGCCCGTGCCAGCTCCTTGACGGCGGTCTGGCGGTTCTGCGTCGCGTAGCAGATGTCGTCCTTCTTGGGTGTGCGCGCGTGCGGGAACCGCCTCTGGATCGCCTCCACCACCTCGCGCGTATCGTCGACCGACAGCGTCGTCTGCGTGACGACGGCGACCGGAGTGTCCGCCGGCAGCGCGAGCCGCTCGACGTCGGCGACGGTCTCCACCAGATGCATGCGGTCGGGTGCGTGCCCGAGCGTTCCCTCCACCTCGACGTGGCCGCGGTGGCCGATGAGCAGGATCTGGAAGTCCTGGCGCGCGAAGCGCAGCGCTTCCATGTGAACCTTGGTGACGAGCGGGCAGGTTGCGTCGATGACGCGCAGGCCCGCGCCGGAGGCGCCGGCGCGCACTTCGGGCGAGACGCCGTGGGCCGAGAAGATCAGAAGGCTGCCGGCCGGAACGTCGGCCAGATCGTCGACGAAGATCGCGCCGCGCTCGCGCAGACGGTCGCAGACGTGACGATTGTGCACGATCTCATGGCGCACGTAGACGGGCGGCCCGTAGTGGTCGAGCACCAGGTCGACGATCTCGATGGCGTAGGAGACGCCGGCGCAGAAGCCGCGAGGGCTTGCCACCAGCAGTTGTCGTGCGGCTTCCGTGCTCATGCGAACGCGCAGGCTGACATGCCCGCTGCCGGCAGACAAGCAGCCGTTCCACCTGCCACCGCCCCGATTGGCCTGACGCGCGGCGGTTGGCATGATGGCGCCACATGCAAAGCATCGCACGGTACGCGTCGCTGCCGGCAGCGCTGGGGCTCGCCTGTCTCTTCGCAGGCTGCGAGGGCAAATCCCAGGGCCCCGGCACCATCGAAGGCAAGGCACTCCCTGTCGAAGTGGTGGCCGCGCGCGGCATCGTCGAGGCCAAGGCGGCCACGGCCATCGCCAAGCGGGTCAAGGCGGATCTTCCCGAAAAGCAGATCCTCTTCGGCGACCTCCACGTTCACACGACCTACTCGGCCGACGCGTTCATGATGAGCCTGCCGATCATGCAGGGCGAAGGCGTTCATCCGGTCGCGGACGCCTGCGACTTCGCGCGCTACTGCTCCTCGCTCGACTTCTGGAGCATCAACGATCACGCCGAGTCGATCACTCCCAAGCGCTGGCGCGAGACGATCGATTCGATCCGCCAGTGCAACGCCATCGCCGGAGATCCGGCCTCGCCGGACGTCGTCGCCTATCTGGGCTGGGAGTGGACGCAGATCGGCCTTACCGCCGAAGAGCACTACGGTCACCGCAACGTGATTCTCAAGGATCTCGACGACGGCAAGATCACGCGCCGTCCGATCGCGGCCTCGGCATTCAGCGGACAGGCCATGCGCGACGCGCCGCCGTGGAACGTGCGCTATCTGCTTCCGCACCTGGATTGGGCCAACCGGCATCGCTACTACGATCTTCTGAAGTTCCAGGACGAGACGCGCGAGACGCCTGTTTGTCAGGCCGGCGTCGATACCAAGAGCCTGCCCGACGACTGCATGGAGTTCGCCGCCACGCCGGCCGAGCTGCTCGAGAAGCTGGCGCAGTCCGGCGTGGAAAGCATGGTCATCCCGCACGGCACGACCTGGGGCATCTACACGCCGCCCGGCTATACCTTCGACAAGTCGCTGGCAGGCAGGCAGCACGACGAAGAGCAGCAGCGCTTGATCGAAGTGTTCTCGGGGCACGGCAATTCCGAGGAGCACCGGCCGTGGCGCGAGGCAACGCGCGATGAGCAGGGACGCCTGGCATGCCCGGAGCCGACGGCGGAATACGAGCCCTGCTGCTGGCGCGCCGGCGAGATCATCCGCTCGCGCTGCGCCGATCCGCAGTCGGCGGAGTGCCAGCGGCGTGTCGAGCAGGCGCGCGCCGATTATCTGGCGGCGGGAGCATCGGGACGCCTGAGCGTGCCGGGCGCCGACGTGCCGGAGTGGGGCGCGTGCGGCGTGTGCCGCGACTGCTACCTGCCGTCGTTCGAGTATCGGGCGGGCGGCGCGGTGCAGTACATCATGGCGCTGAGCAATTTCGAGGATCCGGCCAAGCCGCGGCGGTTCCACTTCGGCTTCATCGCCTCCAGCGACAACCACTCGGCCAGGCCCGGCACCGGCTACAAGGAGTTCGATCGCCAGGAGCATACCGAGTCGTTCGGTCCGCGCAGCTCGTTCTGGCGCGATCAGTCGCGCCCCCTCGGCGATCCCGAGGAGACCTCGCTGCAGATCGATCCCAATGGCGGCGGCCGTTTCCAGCGCTTCCAGCTCCTGGACTTCGAGCGCGGCTCCTCGTTCTTCTACACCGGCGGCCTGGTGGCCGTGCATTCGCCGGGACGCGACCGCGACTCGATCTGGAACGCGCTCGAAAGCCGCGAGGTCTACGGAACCAGCGGCGAGCGCATCCTGCTGTGGTTCGACATGATCAACTCGCCCACGGGCAAGGTGGCGATGGGCTCGCAGGTGCAGTTCTCGGCGCGGCCGCGCTTCCGCGTGCGTGCGGTGGGCAGCCTCAAGCAGAAGCCGGGCTGCCCGGATCACGCAGCGAGCGGGCTTTCGGCCGAGCGCCTGCAGAAGCTGTGCGGCGGCGAGTGCTACAACCCCACCGACGAGCGCTACCGCATCAAGCGGCTCGAGATCGTGCGCATCCAGCCGCAGACGCGGCCTGACGAGCCGGTCGAGGAGCTGATCCAGGATCCGTGGAAGACCATTCCGTGCTCCGGTGAACGCATCGGGTGCGTGGCAGAGTTCGAGGACTTCGACTTCCCGGCCGAGCGTCGCGACACGCTCTACTACGTGCGTGCGCTGCAGGAGGCGACGCCGACCGTCAACGCCGGCAATCTGCGCTGCCGGACCGACGAGACCGGCAAGTGCGTCAGCATCGACCCCTGCTACGGCGACTGGCGGACCGACTACGAGGACGACTGCCTCGCCGACGCCGAGGAGCGGGCCTGGTCGTCGCCGATCTTCCTGCACTACCAGGTCGATGCGGCCACGCCCGCCGCTGCGCAGCCCGTGCCGGCGCCGGCTCGCCCGACGGCTCCACCGCCGGCGGAGGCGCCGCCGCCGGACGCTCCTCGCTGACGATCGCATCGCGCCGGCTTCCGTTGCTGCTGCATTCGGAGCTATATGCACGGCTGATTCTGCGCATGTCGTGAGGGGGACGGCGCGATGGATGATTCGAGCCTTGAACAGATGGCGGCCGCTGCCGCCGCCGTACGCGACGCGGGTGCCGGCGACGCAGGCCCTGCGGCGACGGGGAACGGGGGATCTGCGGCAGCAGAGCCGCGGGCGCATGCTGGCCGCGGAACCGTTCCATCACTGAACGACCTGCCTGCCGACGAGCGGGCGGCGATCCTGGCAACGGCGCTCGACGCGGTTCCCGAGATCGTCTGGTACAAGGACACGCACAACAACATCCTGTGGGCCAATCGCGCGGCCCTCGCGCGAGCCGGCCGCAGCGCCGAGGATCTGCTCGGCCGCAGCTGCTTCGACCTTTCGCCGCGGGAGGGAACCGAGTACTTCGAGCAGGACCTGCGCGTCATCGAGACGCGCCAGCCGATGCTCGGCATCCTTCATCGCCTGCGCCGCGCCAACGGCGAGCGCGAATGGGTCTCGACCGACAAGCACCCGGTGCTGGGCGCCGACGGACAGGTGCGCGGCATCATCGCGGTGTCGCGGTACATGCCCCATCCTCCCGCCGCTGCCGAGCCCGCCGCTTCCCACGCCGCCGGCAATCTGCGGCTTCCCGGCGAGATGATGCGCACGGACGTCAGCGGTGCGGTCACCTTCGTCAGCGACGGCTGCTGCCGGCTGCTCGGCCTGCGCGCGGACGCCGCACTGGGTCAGGGATGGCTCTCGGTCGTCGAGGAGGAAGACCGCGCGGCCCTCGAGCGCACCTGGCGCGCGGCGGTGCAGGAGCGGCGCGAGATCTTCGACGTGCGCCTGCGCGTGCGGCGACCGGGCGAGACCGAGCCGGTCGCGCTCAACGTGCGCGCGATTCGCGAAGTGGACGACGACGGCGAGGTGCTCGGCTTCGTCGCCAACCTTTCGGAGCCCGCACGCACCGAGGACGTTTCGGCCGAGCAGAACCAGCGCCGGCTGCTCGACGCCATGGCGGCGACGGCACCGGTGGGCATGTTCGTTTCGGACGCGCAGGGCCGTTGCACGTACGTCAACGACCGATGGTGCCGGATCTGGGGCGTCGAGCGGTCCGAAGCACTGTCGCGCGGGTGGATCAAGGCGCTGCACCCCGAAGATCGCGACCGCGTGCTGCTCGACTTCCTGACGATGACGCAGGCCAAGCGGCCGTACTCGGGAGAATTCCGCGTGCGACACGGTGACGGCCGCGAGCGCTGGGTGCTAGGGCGCTCGGTGCCGCTGCTCGACGGCAACGGCGAGGTCATCGCGCAGGTCGGCACCGCCACCGACATCACCTCGCGCAAGCTGGCCGAGGAGGAGGTTCGACGGCTCAACCGCGATCTGGAGGCGCGGGTGGCCGAGCGCACTGCCGAGCTGCAGTCCGCGCTCAAGGAGCTCGAGGCGTTCTGCTACGCGGTCTCGCACGATCTGCGCGCTCCGCTGCGCGCGCTCGACGGTTTCAGCTCGGCGCTGCTCGAGGAGTTCGGCGACCAGCTCGAAGGGCACGGCAAGGACTGGCTGCTACGCTTGCGCGCCGGCAGCCAGCGCATGGGGCGCCTGATCGACGACCTGCTGGCACTGTCGCGGCTCAGCCGCGGCAGCATGCGGCGCGAGCGTGTCGATCTGACGCGGATCGCGCAGGACGTGATCGAGGAGCTGCGCCACACCGCCGACGCGCGCTCGGTGGCGGTGGAGATAGAGTCGGGCGCTTCCTGCATGGGCGACCCGACGCTGCTGCGTGTGGTGCTGCAGAACCTGCTCGGCAACGCGTGGAAGTTCACTGCGCGCACCGAGCACCCGCGCATCGAGTTCGGCACCGCCAACGACGAGGACGGAGCTCCGGTCTTCTACGTCACCGACAACGGCGTCGGCTTCGACATGATGTTCGCCGACAAGCTCTTCGGCCTGTTCCAGCGCCTGCACCATCCGAGCGAGTTCGACGGCACCGGCATCGGCCTCGCCAACGTCCGGCGCATCATCGAGCGGCATGGCGGGCGCGTGTGGGCGCAGGGTCAGCCCGGCGCCGGCGCCACCTTCTATTTCACCGTTTGAGACGCTACGACGCAGGCGAGGCCTGCGCATCTCGCAACGACGTCGCGCCGCGCTAAGGTGAAGCGACAGCGAGGTGCAGCATGGACTGGCAGCAGAACATCGTCAGCGACATCGGGCAGGTCCGCGATCTTCTCGCGGATACCAGCACCATTGCCGTGCTCGGCATCAAGACCGAGGCGCAGAGCGACCAGCCGGCGTACTACGTGCCGGAGTATCTGGCCTCCGCGGGCTTTCGCGTCATTCCCGTGCCCGTCTACTATCCCGAAGCAACGCGCATCCTGGGACAGCAGGTGTACCGGCGGCTGTCGGACATCCCCGAGGACGTCGACCTGATCGACGTCTTCCGTCGCAGCAGCGACGTTCCCGGGCATCTCGAGGACATGCTGGCGAAGAAGCCGAAGGCGGTCTGGATGCAGTCCGGCATCAGCCACGACGGCGTGGCCAGGGCCCTTGCCCAGGCCGGAATCAAGGTGGTGCAGAATCGCTGTCTGATGGTCGATCACCGCCGCCTCGGCGCCGGGCCGCGTCGCTGACCGATACGAGGACGCAGGAGCGGCGGGCGCTGCCATGCAGCACCGTCTTCTCCTGCATGCGCAAGCCCGCCTCTTCCACCACGCGCCGGAAATCCGCCTCGTAGGTGACCCTGCCGAAGTCGATGCTCGTCACGCTGCGCAGCAGCGGCTTGATGCGCTCGAGCAGCGGCGACGGCCGGTGCTCGAACGTCTGGGTGAAGAAGATCGGCGAGCCCGGATGCAGCAGCGAGCGCACGTGCCGCAACGCCGCCAGCGGCTGCGGCAGCAGCATGAAGCTTCCGCTGAAGTAGGCGGCTTCATAGGGGCCGCCGTCGTGATCGTAGATGGATTCGAGCCTGGCGGTGACCGCGTCGGCCAGGCCTGCGCGATCGATCGAGACGCGGCAGCGCGCGATGTAGGCCGCGTCGATGTCGATGCCGGTCACGCGCAGCGCCTTCTCGCGCAGCAGCGCCGCGTTGGCCAGCAGCGCGCTGCCGGTGCCGATGCCGACGTCGAGCAGGTGGCAGCGCGGCGCCAGGCGTTGCAGGACCTGCGCGTACCACGTCGCCGTCATGCCGACGATGGCGGCGTCGTAGACGGCGGCGCGAAGGCGGCTCGACAAGGTCACGCCGCGCCTCGCAGCGCGGCGTCAGGAGCGCAGCAACGGTGGAGCGGTGTCAGGCGGGCACGCATCGGCATCCGGCGCCGACGATACAGCGCGCGACGGCCACTTCCATCCGCGCGCGCCGGCCAGGTCCGACGCCTGCGACGTCCAAAGCAGCGTGCGCCGGTAAGCGGCCTCGGCGCGGTTGCGCAGCGTCGATGCCGCCCGGCCGGGAACCAGCGCCAGCGCCGACGCGTCGCCGCCGCGCAGGTCCGCCAGCGCCCATGCCAGCACGCGCCGCGCAGGAAACAG carries:
- the mutY gene encoding A/G-specific adenine glycosylase — protein: MQPTLPPPPAVARARRRLLRFYDHDGRDLPWRRTTDPYAIWISEVMLQQTRVEAVIAHYERFLKRFPTLADLASAELEEVLAAWTGLGYYRRARLLHAGARFVADEHDGRLPSSREQLQAIPGVGAYTAGAVASIAFGRAEPAVDANVARVVARVFAGGGDQGSRAPSRMQIEQHAAALARCRRAGDVNQALMDLGARICRAKRPRCQECPLQPLCGAWQTGVQEQIPPPRPRKPARDVHLACAVVRSGRRALLVRRDRDRALLGGMWELPTVEQAAAADARRLLEDLVDGALGRRASLSGPCARVRHDIVGRRIVADVYVAEVDAGAPRAQRPSGAARGVEFFSEEEMKRAALSALPLKILRATGFPGRPQSSASRAEART
- a CDS encoding PAS domain S-box protein, translating into MDDSSLEQMAAAAAAVRDAGAGDAGPAATGNGGSAAAEPRAHAGRGTVPSLNDLPADERAAILATALDAVPEIVWYKDTHNNILWANRAALARAGRSAEDLLGRSCFDLSPREGTEYFEQDLRVIETRQPMLGILHRLRRANGEREWVSTDKHPVLGADGQVRGIIAVSRYMPHPPAAAEPAASHAAGNLRLPGEMMRTDVSGAVTFVSDGCCRLLGLRADAALGQGWLSVVEEEDRAALERTWRAAVQERREIFDVRLRVRRPGETEPVALNVRAIREVDDDGEVLGFVANLSEPARTEDVSAEQNQRRLLDAMAATAPVGMFVSDAQGRCTYVNDRWCRIWGVERSEALSRGWIKALHPEDRDRVLLDFLTMTQAKRPYSGEFRVRHGDGRERWVLGRSVPLLDGNGEVIAQVGTATDITSRKLAEEEVRRLNRDLEARVAERTAELQSALKELEAFCYAVSHDLRAPLRALDGFSSALLEEFGDQLEGHGKDWLLRLRAGSQRMGRLIDDLLALSRLSRGSMRRERVDLTRIAQDVIEELRHTADARSVAVEIESGASCMGDPTLLRVVLQNLLGNAWKFTARTEHPRIEFGTANDEDGAPVFYVTDNGVGFDMMFADKLFGLFQRLHHPSEFDGTGIGLANVRRIIERHGGRVWAQGQPGAGATFYFTV
- a CDS encoding aldo/keto reductase, producing MTFGAQADETESHAILDKAFDAGVNFLDVAEIYPVPPRREWAGRSEEIVGDWLAGRQRDSVIVATKISGPSGGWFQAPVRSGNTSLDRHSIERAVEGSLRRLRTDYIDLYQTHWQDIGLPYEETLEGLERVVQAGKVRYVGCSNENAYGVMKSLWAADSLGSRVRYETIQNNYSLMHRRFDDELANVCRREGLSLLAYSPLGGGVLSGKYQRGQWPQGARFTNYRSDAARGARMTERFVNDATGATFDRMAAVAKEHGLAPATFAIAWTLTRDFLGSAIIGATHRNQLDETLAAADVTLSGDAIAAVDQISSDIRYPME
- a CDS encoding DUF3604 domain-containing protein; translated protein: MQSIARYASLPAALGLACLFAGCEGKSQGPGTIEGKALPVEVVAARGIVEAKAATAIAKRVKADLPEKQILFGDLHVHTTYSADAFMMSLPIMQGEGVHPVADACDFARYCSSLDFWSINDHAESITPKRWRETIDSIRQCNAIAGDPASPDVVAYLGWEWTQIGLTAEEHYGHRNVILKDLDDGKITRRPIAASAFSGQAMRDAPPWNVRYLLPHLDWANRHRYYDLLKFQDETRETPVCQAGVDTKSLPDDCMEFAATPAELLEKLAQSGVESMVIPHGTTWGIYTPPGYTFDKSLAGRQHDEEQQRLIEVFSGHGNSEEHRPWREATRDEQGRLACPEPTAEYEPCCWRAGEIIRSRCADPQSAECQRRVEQARADYLAAGASGRLSVPGADVPEWGACGVCRDCYLPSFEYRAGGAVQYIMALSNFEDPAKPRRFHFGFIASSDNHSARPGTGYKEFDRQEHTESFGPRSSFWRDQSRPLGDPEETSLQIDPNGGGRFQRFQLLDFERGSSFFYTGGLVAVHSPGRDRDSIWNALESREVYGTSGERILLWFDMINSPTGKVAMGSQVQFSARPRFRVRAVGSLKQKPGCPDHAASGLSAERLQKLCGGECYNPTDERYRIKRLEIVRIQPQTRPDEPVEELIQDPWKTIPCSGERIGCVAEFEDFDFPAERRDTLYYVRALQEATPTVNAGNLRCRTDETGKCVSIDPCYGDWRTDYEDDCLADAEERAWSSPIFLHYQVDAATPAAAQPVPAPARPTAPPPAEAPPPDAPR
- a CDS encoding CoA-binding protein, with amino-acid sequence MDWQQNIVSDIGQVRDLLADTSTIAVLGIKTEAQSDQPAYYVPEYLASAGFRVIPVPVYYPEATRILGQQVYRRLSDIPEDVDLIDVFRRSSDVPGHLEDMLAKKPKAVWMQSGISHDGVARALAQAGIKVVQNRCLMVDHRRLGAGPRR
- a CDS encoding TetR/AcrR family transcriptional regulator, coding for MALGLVGLGTESHGANADFGDRQATSPETPSLHAVPVAPMQRAIWHPTKPAPSGSARRAANPSAERLRQRTAEAAERYSHIRCKLEYRKSVPTQTAAVDGRRARSLKTRHAIVDATIALLEAGDLKPTAASVAERAGLSVRSIFQHFTDLEDLFLAVSDRQANRVAALYAGTAYDGDLPSRLATFVGYRSRLFETVAPIRRAALLQEPFSPTVADRLALARMLQRVDVERAFAPEIAAANAQGKTWLLEALCAITSFSTWDELRRSAGLSIEAASEAYGRAVEAILTSAVAGQGAAHPAAAHDATDSAAD
- the ispH gene encoding 4-hydroxy-3-methylbut-2-enyl diphosphate reductase, which produces MSTEAARQLLVASPRGFCAGVSYAIEIVDLVLDHYGPPVYVRHEIVHNRHVCDRLRERGAIFVDDLADVPAGSLLIFSAHGVSPEVRAGASGAGLRVIDATCPLVTKVHMEALRFARQDFQILLIGHRGHVEVEGTLGHAPDRMHLVETVADVERLALPADTPVAVVTQTTLSVDDTREVVEAIQRRFPHARTPKKDDICYATQNRQTAVKELARASELVLVIGSPTSSNANRLVEVARNSGARARLIECAGDIEPDWLEGIVSVGLTAGASTPETLVQETIERLRQLGCTTVRDLETAREDVTFALPREMRSIAAAQESRSRAGS
- a CDS encoding class I SAM-dependent methyltransferase — its product is MTLSSRLRAAVYDAAIVGMTATWYAQVLQRLAPRCHLLDVGIGTGSALLANAALLREKALRVTGIDIDAAYIARCRVSIDRAGLADAVTARLESIYDHDGGPYEAAYFSGSFMLLPQPLAALRHVRSLLHPGSPIFFTQTFEHRPSPLLERIKPLLRSVTSIDFGRVTYEADFRRVVEEAGLRMQEKTVLHGSARRSCVLVSVSDAARRRGGGDRPSDSDSAPP